In Chloroflexota bacterium, the following are encoded in one genomic region:
- a CDS encoding Eco57I restriction-modification methylase domain-containing protein, giving the protein MLKAAPVSQRKSQLGQYFTPPEIAEFMANLFAQRVDTQCRLLDAGAGIGALSAAFLERCVSRELHFSSVEIDAFEIDEQLHPSLAQAFEKYRHHPAVSTKIRSADFIHTAADWISGSFFAEELPKYTHAILNPPYRKIRSNSEHRAALRRAGIETVNLYAAFLALALALLDEHGQLAAIIPRSFCNGPYYRNFRNFILERAAIRHMHLFKSRSKAFKDDDVLQENIIVLLERGGQQGPIRVSNSTDSTFTDLSTHEHPFDRIVFTDDLERFIHVPTSPDRSLVELSPSIRHSLSDLRVDVSTGPVVDFRVRAHLCHMPRAGTAPLLYPGHCRDGRTTWPLAGAKKPNAIQYNEHTRKWLYPNGFYCLVRRFSSKEEKRRIVASVVDPAVFADASLLGFENHLNVFHENKRGLPEALAYGLTVFLNTTAVDEYFRRFNGHTQVNATDLKLLKYPHRDTLLELGKWAMQQEELPQPMIDEKVRNLDA; this is encoded by the coding sequence ATGCTAAAGGCCGCCCCTGTTTCCCAAAGAAAATCGCAACTTGGGCAGTACTTTACACCTCCCGAGATTGCCGAATTCATGGCAAACCTATTTGCTCAAAGAGTGGATACTCAATGTCGTCTGCTTGACGCAGGCGCCGGAATTGGCGCGCTCTCGGCGGCCTTTCTTGAAAGATGCGTTTCCAGGGAACTCCACTTTAGCAGCGTTGAAATCGATGCTTTTGAGATCGATGAACAACTGCACCCATCACTGGCACAGGCATTCGAGAAATATCGGCACCATCCAGCAGTTAGCACGAAAATCCGAAGCGCCGACTTTATACACACTGCTGCTGATTGGATCTCAGGAAGTTTCTTTGCTGAAGAATTGCCAAAGTACACGCACGCCATTCTGAACCCTCCATACAGAAAGATCCGCAGCAATTCAGAACATCGGGCAGCATTAAGGCGGGCTGGCATTGAGACAGTCAATCTTTATGCTGCTTTCTTGGCATTAGCATTGGCATTGCTCGATGAACACGGGCAACTTGCCGCAATCATTCCGCGCAGCTTCTGCAATGGACCGTATTACCGGAACTTCCGAAATTTCATTTTGGAGCGAGCGGCAATCCGCCACATGCACTTATTCAAGTCGCGCAGCAAGGCGTTCAAAGATGACGACGTGCTACAGGAGAACATTATCGTCCTGCTGGAACGCGGCGGCCAGCAGGGACCGATTAGAGTTTCCAACTCGACCGACTCTACTTTCACCGACCTTTCTACCCATGAGCATCCATTTGACCGGATAGTCTTCACAGATGATTTAGAGCGGTTTATCCACGTGCCCACCTCACCCGACAGGAGCTTGGTTGAGTTGTCCCCGAGCATTCGGCACTCGCTCTCCGACCTTAGGGTCGATGTTTCCACGGGGCCAGTCGTCGACTTCAGGGTTAGAGCACATCTATGCCATATGCCCAGAGCAGGAACCGCTCCACTGCTGTATCCCGGCCATTGTAGAGATGGCAGGACTACATGGCCCCTAGCCGGGGCGAAGAAACCCAATGCCATCCAATACAATGAGCACACTAGGAAGTGGCTTTATCCGAATGGCTTTTACTGCTTGGTGCGCCGCTTCTCGTCGAAGGAGGAAAAGCGGCGGATCGTGGCTAGTGTTGTCGACCCTGCCGTATTCGCCGACGCTTCCCTTCTAGGCTTCGAGAACCACCTGAATGTTTTCCACGAGAACAAGCGCGGCCTGCCTGAGGCGCTCGCCTATGGGTTGACCGTGTTCCTCAACACGACCGCTGTCGATGAGTATTTTCGGCGCTTCAATGGTCACACACAGGTCAATGCTACCGATCTCAAGCTGCTGAAGTATCCCCACCGCGATACGTTGCTCGAGCTTGGCAAATGGGCTATGCAGCAAGAAGAACTCCCGCAGCCGATGATCGACGAAAAGGTGAGAAACTTGGACGCATGA
- a CDS encoding extracellular solute-binding protein: MSRLEAPLFLGNSLSRRHLLLSSALLAAACSRGETFGNEQEPLSLRLVYWGYEPELLRWNLERFVTQYPGLRVAPELIESDYFQAVSHLLNEGQPIDAVYVRETDLAAWAEADWLEPLDGFSGINQYREAMVPQAVEGIQHKGASYGLPYYTECALWVYDEEILQSAGIPLPPATWEEVTEQALEIKRRGLVDYPIRLTYRFHTSTNIDWWSMVYARGGTFFDELLNPVFHLPGSAAEQTLSWLLAGIYSTEIIHADVLGSSYEAALRNPTAFTIQPGYNFLFNQQEGSNAPGSRRVALFPGNDPSQSGSVMWTRLYAIPRASRNKDAAWELLQYLGGLDRENRYFTPLFWFVNRSLGSAYESLYAEPQVQRLADERGLENMNSYLQQRQVSRTHEGREVPWFQTWEHFSQLEIQRVLLRQVSPREALERMADKFYALRIEWNDVTNNS; encoded by the coding sequence GTGAGCAGACTAGAAGCACCTCTCTTTCTCGGCAATTCACTTTCCCGTCGTCATCTCCTTCTTTCCAGTGCCCTGCTGGCTGCTGCGTGCAGCCGTGGCGAGACGTTTGGAAACGAGCAGGAGCCACTGTCTTTACGCCTGGTCTACTGGGGCTACGAACCTGAGCTGCTGCGTTGGAATCTGGAACGCTTCGTCACGCAGTACCCCGGATTGCGCGTGGCGCCGGAGCTCATAGAATCGGACTATTTTCAGGCGGTCAGCCACCTCCTCAATGAAGGGCAGCCAATTGACGCCGTCTACGTGCGGGAGACGGATCTCGCGGCATGGGCGGAAGCCGACTGGCTTGAGCCGCTGGACGGATTCAGCGGTATCAATCAGTATCGTGAAGCCATGGTCCCGCAGGCGGTGGAGGGTATCCAACACAAAGGGGCAAGCTACGGCCTGCCGTACTATACGGAGTGCGCGCTCTGGGTCTACGACGAAGAGATTCTCCAAAGTGCCGGCATTCCGCTCCCACCTGCAACATGGGAGGAAGTAACGGAGCAGGCGCTCGAGATAAAGCGGCGCGGCCTGGTGGATTACCCGATCCGGCTTACGTACCGCTTTCACACCAGCACCAACATTGACTGGTGGTCAATGGTGTATGCACGAGGCGGAACCTTCTTCGATGAATTGCTGAATCCCGTGTTCCACCTCCCGGGTTCCGCCGCGGAGCAGACCCTCTCATGGTTATTGGCCGGCATCTATAGTACCGAAATAATCCACGCCGACGTCCTTGGGAGCAGCTACGAAGCCGCCTTACGCAACCCAACGGCATTTACTATTCAGCCCGGATACAATTTTCTTTTCAACCAACAGGAGGGTAGCAATGCGCCGGGATCCCGCCGCGTTGCCCTATTCCCGGGGAATGATCCCTCTCAAAGCGGTTCGGTCATGTGGACTAGACTCTATGCAATCCCGCGAGCGAGCCGCAACAAAGACGCCGCCTGGGAACTCTTGCAGTACCTCGGCGGACTCGATCGAGAGAACCGCTACTTTACACCGCTCTTCTGGTTTGTGAACCGTTCGCTTGGCAGCGCCTACGAGTCGCTCTATGCGGAACCGCAAGTGCAGAGGCTGGCGGATGAGCGTGGTCTGGAAAACATGAACTCCTACCTGCAGCAGCGACAGGTCTCCCGTACGCACGAAGGGCGGGAAGTACCCTGGTTTCAGACATGGGAGCACTTTTCCCAGCTCGAAATCCAACGCGTGCTCTTACGCCAGGTCTCTCCACGCGAAGCGTTGGAACGGATGGCGGACAAGTTCTACGCGCTGCGCATAGAGTGGAATGACGTTACGAACAATTCCTGA
- a CDS encoding NAD(P)/FAD-dependent oxidoreductase, which yields MTNSTYDAIIIGAGHNGLVTAGYLARAGWKVLVLERRPIVGGACVTEEVFPGYRVSTCSYLVSLLQEKVVRELELPRYGYMTFPKDPAYFAPYPDGGHLLMYRDMARTSQEIAKFSARDAERYPDYERYIEGVAKLIEPLFLQPPPQFPPQRLSDWLEPLRAGRTLLGLSNTQLADAVKLMTRSVQSILDEWFESDALKVALATDGVIGTNGGPRTPGTAYVLLHHVMGGVGGVRGLWGFVEGGMGAITQALAASAQAHGAVIRTDAPVVQVVTRGDAATGVVLVDGAEYHANVVVSNADPKRTFLHLVERSSLPEDFISQIESYQCEGSSFKLNLALGELPDYTALPGTTLGPQHRGTTHICPSMEYLERAWDDAKYGKPSEQPLLEITIPTAYDSSLAPAGKHVMGIFVQYAPYRLKENTWPEERERFVQRIIDTLAAYAPNLPQAIEHVHALSPLDLEQEYGLTGGNIFHGELSLDQLFFMRPALGWARYATPVRNLYLCGSGAHPGGGVTGAPGHNAAMAILKES from the coding sequence ATGACGAATTCCACATACGACGCCATCATCATCGGGGCGGGCCATAACGGACTCGTTACAGCCGGCTACCTGGCGCGCGCCGGCTGGAAGGTGCTGGTGCTGGAGCGCCGGCCCATCGTCGGCGGCGCGTGCGTGACCGAAGAGGTCTTTCCCGGCTACCGCGTTTCCACGTGTTCCTACCTGGTAAGCCTGCTCCAGGAGAAGGTGGTGCGGGAACTTGAACTGCCGCGCTACGGTTACATGACATTTCCCAAAGACCCGGCGTATTTCGCTCCTTACCCCGACGGCGGCCACCTCTTAATGTACCGTGACATGGCGCGCACCAGTCAGGAGATCGCCAAATTCTCGGCTCGAGACGCGGAACGCTATCCCGACTATGAAAGGTACATCGAAGGTGTCGCGAAACTCATCGAACCGCTCTTCTTGCAGCCGCCGCCACAGTTTCCGCCCCAGCGGCTGAGCGACTGGCTTGAGCCGCTGCGCGCGGGACGCACGCTCCTCGGTCTCTCCAACACGCAATTGGCTGACGCGGTCAAGCTCATGACGCGGAGCGTGCAATCCATCCTGGACGAATGGTTTGAGTCGGATGCTTTGAAAGTAGCTCTTGCCACTGATGGTGTGATCGGCACAAACGGCGGCCCGCGCACTCCCGGCACTGCCTACGTGCTCCTGCACCACGTAATGGGCGGTGTCGGCGGGGTGCGCGGTCTATGGGGATTTGTGGAGGGCGGCATGGGCGCCATCACCCAAGCCCTGGCAGCCTCGGCCCAAGCCCACGGCGCGGTGATACGCACGGACGCGCCGGTCGTGCAAGTGGTTACACGTGGCGACGCAGCCACGGGCGTGGTGCTGGTAGATGGCGCCGAATACCACGCCAACGTCGTTGTCTCGAATGCCGACCCCAAGCGCACGTTCCTGCATCTCGTGGAGCGCAGCTCCCTGCCGGAAGACTTCATTTCGCAAATCGAGTCGTACCAATGTGAAGGGTCGTCGTTCAAGCTCAATCTCGCTTTGGGCGAGTTGCCGGACTACACGGCCTTACCCGGCACGACTCTCGGACCGCAGCACCGGGGCACTACCCACATTTGTCCAAGCATGGAGTATTTGGAACGCGCCTGGGATGATGCCAAGTACGGCAAACCCTCCGAGCAACCCCTGCTGGAGATCACCATCCCCACAGCCTATGACTCTTCCCTCGCACCCGCGGGAAAACACGTCATGGGCATATTTGTGCAGTACGCGCCCTACCGGCTCAAGGAGAATACGTGGCCGGAAGAGAGAGAGCGCTTTGTGCAGCGCATCATTGATACCCTCGCCGCCTATGCTCCCAATTTGCCCCAAGCCATTGAGCACGTGCACGCCCTCTCCCCCCTGGACTTGGAGCAAGAATACGGCCTTACCGGAGGCAACATCTTCCACGGGGAACTGAGCCTCGATCAGCTCTTCTTCATGCGTCCAGCATTGGGCTGGGCGCGTTACGCCACGCCGGTGCGAAACCTCTATCTCTGCGGCTCCGGCGCCCATCCCGGCGGCGGTGTAACCGGCGCCCCCGGCCACAACGCCGCGATGGCGATACTCAAAGAGAGCTGA
- the secA gene encoding preprotein translocase subunit SecA, translating into MFGVIQRFFDHSEREVSRQRPVVEEIAALEAEFEALSTAELADKTTAFRGRLQAGETLDSLLPEAFAAVREAIKRIIGHRLFDVQMHGGIVLHNGQIAEMKTGEGKTYVAALSAYLNALAGKGVHVVTVNDYLSRRDTEWLGPAYHALGLSVACLNNDTAYIFSPKEEERESHHGSGEELRPVARKEAYASDITYGTNNEYGFDYLRDNMVLDLDEMVQGEHNYAIVDEVDNILIDEARTPLIISGQADAPGETFGDFTRLVPRLREDQDYTIDHKLRAVSITEVGIGKMEKWLGVGNLYEEGAFELVHYMEQALRAQALYQRGRDYVLMKEGRVIEHHDPNAEVVIVDEFTGRLMTGRRYSEGLHQAIEAKEGVKIQRESKTLATITFQNYFRMYGKLAGMTGTAATEADEFRKIYALDVVEVPTNMPMVRQDEPDFVYRTEQGKFNAVADTIEEWHKKGAPVLAGTTSIETSESLGMLLKRRGVPHQVLNAKFHEQEAQIVAQAGRKGAVTIATNMAGRGTDIVLGGNPPDPNEAEAVREASGLHVIGTERHESRRIDNQLRGRSGRQGDLGYSRFYVSLEDELLKRAGSDRISGIMDRLGMDDDMPIEHNLISKALEQAQTKIEAYNFDLRKHTVEYDDVLNTQRNTIYGERRKVLELEQITEQIQGMVHDEITQMVTGHTAGPQEDWDVEALVEACRQLVNQPTSPPADDLAGLTPEGITDRFTGWADEVYAERTAAMSPELMHRVERWVLLRTIDALWTEHLTGMEDLRTGIGLRAVGQRNPLSEYKAEAYRMFQELTGHIQRQTAQMIYRVQAAPEPQPQRAEAMVTNRAEERPSRPQARSRQKQGGRKLGRNAPCWCGSGKKYKRCHGR; encoded by the coding sequence ATGTTTGGCGTAATCCAACGCTTCTTCGATCACTCCGAACGTGAAGTCTCCCGTCAGCGGCCGGTCGTCGAGGAAATCGCCGCGCTCGAAGCCGAGTTTGAGGCACTATCCACTGCCGAGCTGGCTGACAAGACTACCGCGTTTCGTGGGCGCCTTCAAGCTGGCGAAACGCTGGATTCCCTCCTGCCCGAAGCGTTTGCTGCCGTGCGAGAGGCGATCAAACGCATTATCGGTCACCGCCTCTTCGACGTGCAGATGCACGGCGGCATTGTGCTCCATAACGGCCAAATTGCCGAAATGAAGACCGGCGAGGGCAAGACCTATGTCGCCGCGCTAAGCGCATATCTCAATGCGCTCGCCGGAAAGGGCGTTCACGTTGTGACCGTGAACGACTATCTCTCCCGCCGCGACACCGAGTGGCTGGGGCCGGCCTATCACGCCCTCGGCCTGAGCGTGGCCTGCTTGAACAACGACACAGCGTACATCTTCTCTCCTAAAGAAGAGGAACGCGAATCACATCACGGCAGCGGTGAGGAATTGCGGCCGGTAGCACGCAAGGAGGCGTACGCCTCCGATATCACGTACGGCACGAATAACGAATACGGATTCGATTATCTGCGTGACAATATGGTGCTCGATCTCGACGAAATGGTGCAGGGCGAGCACAACTACGCCATCGTTGACGAGGTAGACAACATTCTCATTGACGAAGCGCGCACGCCGCTTATCATTTCGGGCCAGGCTGATGCCCCCGGCGAGACGTTCGGCGACTTTACGCGACTCGTGCCTCGGCTGCGTGAGGACCAGGACTACACCATAGACCACAAGCTGCGGGCGGTGAGCATCACCGAAGTAGGCATCGGCAAGATGGAGAAGTGGCTGGGGGTCGGCAACCTCTATGAGGAAGGCGCTTTCGAGCTGGTTCATTACATGGAGCAAGCATTGCGTGCCCAGGCGCTGTACCAGCGCGGTCGCGACTATGTGCTCATGAAAGAAGGCCGCGTGATCGAGCACCACGATCCCAACGCCGAAGTGGTGATCGTCGATGAATTCACCGGCCGGCTCATGACCGGACGCCGTTACAGCGAAGGCTTGCACCAGGCGATCGAGGCCAAAGAGGGTGTAAAGATCCAGCGCGAGAGCAAGACGCTGGCGACTATCACCTTTCAAAACTACTTTCGTATGTACGGCAAACTGGCCGGCATGACCGGTACGGCGGCGACGGAAGCGGACGAATTCCGCAAGATCTACGCATTGGACGTCGTGGAGGTTCCCACCAACATGCCGATGGTGCGTCAGGATGAGCCCGATTTCGTCTATCGCACCGAGCAGGGAAAGTTCAACGCCGTCGCAGACACCATCGAGGAGTGGCACAAGAAGGGCGCGCCGGTGCTCGCCGGAACAACCTCCATCGAAACATCCGAATCCCTGGGCATGCTGCTCAAGCGGCGCGGCGTACCGCATCAAGTGCTGAACGCGAAATTTCACGAACAAGAGGCACAGATAGTCGCCCAAGCCGGCAGGAAGGGCGCGGTTACTATCGCCACAAATATGGCCGGACGCGGCACCGACATTGTGCTTGGCGGCAATCCCCCCGATCCCAATGAGGCGGAGGCCGTTCGTGAAGCCAGCGGTCTCCACGTCATCGGCACTGAGCGGCACGAGTCCAGACGCATCGATAACCAATTGCGCGGTCGCTCCGGCCGCCAAGGCGATCTCGGCTATTCACGCTTCTACGTCTCCCTCGAGGACGAGCTGCTCAAGCGCGCCGGCAGCGACCGGATATCCGGCATCATGGACCGCCTCGGCATGGACGACGACATGCCAATTGAGCACAACCTCATCAGCAAAGCGCTGGAACAAGCCCAGACTAAGATCGAAGCCTACAACTTCGACCTGCGTAAACACACGGTCGAATACGACGACGTGCTCAATACGCAGCGCAACACCATCTACGGCGAACGCCGCAAGGTGCTGGAACTGGAACAGATTACCGAGCAAATTCAAGGTATGGTCCACGATGAGATCACGCAGATGGTCACTGGACATACCGCCGGGCCCCAAGAGGATTGGGACGTCGAAGCATTGGTAGAAGCCTGCCGCCAGCTCGTCAATCAGCCCACCTCGCCACCCGCTGACGATTTGGCGGGACTTACCCCCGAGGGGATTACCGACCGTTTCACCGGCTGGGCGGATGAGGTCTACGCGGAGAGAACAGCAGCCATGAGCCCGGAGCTTATGCACCGGGTCGAGCGCTGGGTGCTGCTGCGGACGATCGACGCGCTCTGGACAGAGCATCTGACGGGGATGGAAGACTTGCGGACCGGCATTGGCTTGCGCGCCGTGGGCCAGCGCAATCCGCTCTCCGAATACAAGGCGGAAGCCTACCGCATGTTCCAGGAACTCACGGGGCACATCCAGCGACAGACCGCCCAGATGATCTACCGCGTCCAAGCCGCGCCGGAACCCCAACCGCAGCGGGCCGAAGCGATGGTCACCAACCGTGCGGAGGAGCGCCCCAGCCGGCCGCAGGCGCGCTCACGCCAGAAGCAGGGCGGCCGCAAGCTCGGACGCAACGCGCCCTGTTGGTGCGGCAGCGGCAAGAAGTACAAACGCTGCCACGGGCGCTGA
- a CDS encoding BsuBI/PstI family type II restriction endonuclease: protein MTDKTDHLEAAQQILVSLGLPRAQQNERSALCLLALLNLTPSKSWAKAEAPLIGITPIMDWAREHYAKDYAPNTRETVRRQTMHQFVDAGITLYNPDDSDRPVNSPKAVYQIEPTTLALLRSYESTAWRDNLIAYLAERETLVTRYAREREQNRIPVQTAPGTSIRLSSGEHSELIRAIIEDFASRFAPGSVLVYAGDTGDKWSYLDEALLTEIGVTVDTHGKMPDVVLHYSEKKWLLLVEAVTSHGPVDGKRHTELTSLFSGARAGLVYVTAFPNRSVMARYLPDIAWETEVWVADSPSHLIHFDGERFLGPYSAP from the coding sequence ATGACGGACAAGACCGACCACCTAGAGGCTGCGCAGCAGATACTTGTCTCGCTTGGGCTGCCCCGCGCGCAACAGAACGAGCGCTCGGCGCTTTGCTTGCTGGCACTCTTGAACCTCACACCCAGCAAGTCGTGGGCCAAAGCTGAGGCCCCGCTAATAGGCATCACGCCTATCATGGATTGGGCGCGGGAGCATTACGCTAAGGACTACGCGCCCAACACCCGTGAAACAGTGCGTCGGCAAACTATGCATCAATTTGTCGATGCTGGAATAACGCTTTACAACCCGGACGATTCTGATAGACCAGTAAACAGCCCAAAAGCTGTCTACCAAATTGAACCCACCACCCTGGCTCTGCTTCGCAGTTACGAGTCAACGGCGTGGCGAGACAATCTCATTGCTTACTTAGCCGAACGCGAAACCCTAGTTACCCGATATGCGAGAGAACGTGAACAGAACAGAATTCCAGTGCAGACCGCGCCGGGTACGAGCATCAGGCTCAGTTCTGGTGAGCACAGTGAACTGATTAGGGCAATCATCGAGGACTTTGCGTCGCGCTTCGCGCCCGGCAGTGTGCTGGTCTATGCTGGAGATACTGGTGATAAGTGGAGCTACCTCGATGAAGCGCTGCTGACCGAGATCGGCGTCACGGTAGACACCCATGGCAAGATGCCAGACGTGGTGCTGCACTATAGCGAGAAGAAGTGGCTACTGTTGGTGGAAGCAGTAACCAGTCATGGGCCAGTTGACGGGAAGCGGCACACCGAATTGACCAGCTTGTTTTCAGGAGCAAGAGCAGGATTAGTCTACGTAACGGCATTTCCCAACCGTTCCGTCATGGCTCGCTATCTTCCCGACATCGCTTGGGAGACCGAGGTGTGGGTTGCCGACTCACCCTCACATCTGATCCACTTCGACGGCGAACGGTTTCTTGGCCCGTATAGTGCGCCCTAA
- a CDS encoding amidohydrolase family protein: MKIDAHCYLGHNPIWEVQGMPATMQGPDMIAYMDRGEVDRALCAPPGVGAADHFAADHERIAQAIATYPDRIYGFVRVNPPRGPQAIDEMHYWVRERGFHAVKLNTIDASTYGAGCYSLADRALLEPVLEAIAALRVPVMIHTGEEHGHTCTPALVADLALDFPGITFIIAHAGVPGFVPEVIPFMRRAENTVVDLAGVLRPIFIQNLVDGVGAERVLNATNAPHMPIEFGPQLIQHHCRKLTAAQQEAVLYRNALRVFAIDA; this comes from the coding sequence GTGAAAATCGACGCCCATTGCTATCTCGGACACAACCCCATCTGGGAAGTCCAGGGCATGCCCGCCACCATGCAGGGCCCAGACATGATCGCCTACATGGACCGGGGCGAAGTGGACCGGGCGCTCTGTGCGCCTCCCGGTGTGGGCGCTGCCGATCACTTTGCCGCCGACCACGAGCGCATCGCACAAGCCATCGCCACCTATCCGGACCGCATCTATGGCTTTGTGCGGGTAAACCCCCCGCGCGGCCCACAAGCCATCGACGAAATGCACTACTGGGTGCGCGAGCGTGGCTTTCATGCTGTCAAGTTGAACACCATCGACGCCTCCACCTACGGCGCAGGTTGCTATTCCCTCGCCGACCGCGCCCTGCTGGAGCCGGTCTTGGAAGCCATCGCGGCGCTCCGCGTGCCGGTCATGATACATACCGGCGAGGAGCACGGCCACACCTGCACGCCGGCGCTGGTCGCCGATTTAGCCTTGGATTTTCCCGGCATCACCTTCATCATCGCCCACGCGGGCGTCCCGGGGTTCGTGCCCGAGGTTATTCCCTTCATGCGGAGGGCCGAAAACACGGTCGTAGACCTCGCTGGCGTGCTGCGTCCTATCTTTATACAAAATCTCGTTGACGGCGTCGGGGCCGAACGCGTGCTGAATGCTACCAACGCCCCGCACATGCCCATCGAGTTTGGGCCCCAGCTCATCCAACACCACTGCCGCAAGCTCACTGCCGCCCAGCAAGAGGCCGTACTCTACCGAAATGCCCTCCGCGTTTTCGCAATTGACGCATGA
- the rpsO gene encoding 30S ribosomal protein S15, translated as MLTTEQKQGIVSKYGRDGNDTGSSEVQIALLTSRIQQLSAHMGENKHDKHSEMGLLKLVGRRRRLMRYLHRRNPAQYRTLIAELGLRG; from the coding sequence GTGCTAACGACAGAACAGAAGCAGGGGATAGTCTCCAAGTATGGCCGGGACGGTAACGACACGGGTTCGTCTGAGGTCCAGATAGCTTTGCTGACAAGTCGCATCCAGCAACTTTCGGCCCACATGGGCGAAAACAAGCACGACAAGCACTCGGAGATGGGTTTGCTCAAGCTGGTAGGGCGACGGCGGCGGCTCATGCGATATCTGCACCGCCGCAATCCGGCGCAGTACCGCACACTCATTGCGGAACTTGGATTGCGCGGCTGA